In Zingiber officinale cultivar Zhangliang chromosome 9B, Zo_v1.1, whole genome shotgun sequence, the genomic window ctggactttcacctggcttcactccaCAGGACTTTCCttgcagcttcactcaccaggacttcccaaccgcctaacatcccgttaggactttccagcttcactcaccgggactttccaaccgctaacatccagttaggactttccagtcacgtatcggacttctccgtgccaagtcttcatacttggacttttcccgtgccaagtctccatacttggacttttcccgtgccaagctccctgcttggacttttccatgccaagtctccttggacttttcgcgtgccaagctccctgcttggacttttccgtgtcaagtctccatacttggacttttccgtgccaagctccctgcttggacttttccgtgccaagtctccatacttggacttttcccgaatcagtcaaccaggtcaaccttgacctacggttgcaccaataatctcccaaacatctattcttgtcccatatcaagaatagaactctctcacgagtgtcaaacatcaacacgcaacacaactaggtcaccttgacctaaggtcgcaccgacaatcttcccaagtcaaacatcaaaatacaactcgagtcaagtcaccttgaGTCGTGCtgcctgcaccaacaatctccccttttgatgtttgacaaaaccataatcaagttaggttaacccgataacctaacttaggttttccaaccatcttccaatgtcgaTGTTCTTTCCtcgaacattctctagacattctcccttaggttaacccgataacctaacttgggttctctaataattctccccttttgacacacatcaaaagtattccaatgttcttcctcgaacattccttgacaatcttccctagcttaggttaaaccgataacctaacttgggttctccaataattctccaatgaacactctcccttttgacacacatcaaaagaataaggagggtatcgaggtcaagagtttcttcctaatgaaagtcccatacctttatTGAAacttattttccccttgatactaagctcaacagtccacttagtgataatcccatatcactaatcctcaaggagtaaaaactccccctaaaagtcaactccccttgactaatagttaaaactccccctaaaggccaactcccccttgaccattgcaccaacaatgtcttgagagtttcaaacctttagaaatctaaaacccaACTTTCaccgaaatttcagacatgcaatcgaatttcagcacattggcacgctatcagacctcactggatcggtcaccagaccgatccacagcactctggatcggtccagtgaccgatccagccctccctggatcggtccagcgaccgatccagacactgatcacagggatttctgatttttcctctcccgaaattcagaaacccctaataaatttcagaaaattcgaaaaattgtgaaattttgaggatacattcctcatatcatacactaccatggaaaaataattttctatgaaaatagtttccattttcaaatcttgatacaaagttcaaaaactttgaaatagttcaagttttaactcaactttgtatcataatgttcaatgatgaatgctatcactaggaaagcttcatcaaggtttttcaaatcaattttaaaatgcttttaaaaccatttgaatttaggaccataatcttagggctaaatgtacatgacttgtacataagctttccctatgatcctccatttcttgaattagggtcatctaggtacaagaattatgcaccttgatcctaactcatgatcctaatatctcacacacatctaaagtgtatcaaaccacattcaagtcaatttgatgtgagatatgggttaaggtcaacttaggctaagttctcatgcattttctaaacatcaatttgatctcaatatcaaaatgtgtttttccttaaatcaattacattgattataatgcaagagatgatgacatggcatataatgatatcataagtaaaaacatgtgcgatgtcatggcataaagtttgaaaacttaaataaagcgtGACATATAAACGAGCCTAGCACTaccatgacatttcaaatgatgataaaactaaacatgaggtcatgacatgtcatatggcaaacaaccatggtaagttaacacaaataaaatccctagattacctatctaagtatccttaatctcttagttaacttaaattctaatcctagattgcccatatatccctaagagaaaaccaaaatcccaattatggttttcTCTAGGTTTCttaattgtgccaaataagattaaaatattctcactttggcacactttactcttccaaggagtgaatgataaagattatcccctttcattttcaaaggttcccaaaaaccttgaaaatgctccttgagtgtcaatttcctcaaagttgggttaactacccttcttattggagttgacactctctaacccatctatggggtagagaaaatgctcctaggaacccaatacctacttgagctcattgggttcactaaaaattcactagggatgacttccctagcaaccctcctaatgaccctcttaggctttaaagccttggtcatttgggtctcatcaagatcaactctaggggtgactccccttgtgaccttggtggtggtcttcctagccctaggttttgttccataatcgaatggaacattatgataggtgggcttgaccatttgggacttaggtttgtgacccaaacctttcttgtccttgggctttggtttttgacccttaaaccctagagatgacttctccatgtttttaagagccttttctaaagtatcaagtcttgacctcaagacttgattctccttctctaatacctcaatttttgatttgtcatttttctttgaggtattcctaggcatgtgtctagttgttttgggatttctacctaggttttccttaactttagaagcgttaatcctagggttggtatttctagtgttatccttacctaggctaacatgtttagctcctaagcacatgtattggttcctaaagttaacatgcttatcattattaacaattgcaacaaaactactagcatgagttttattagaattgcaataatgaaccttagaggttaccttagggtttgccttagctccccctatcgttgtgcccggtctcttgcccttgtgaggttgcctccccctcggacaatggctcctatagtgtcccctttgcttgcattggaagcacacgatgtgctccttgcccttgcgtttcgggactccggcttccttgacctttggcgccggtggagtctttcttaccctctttggacacttactcttgtagtgcccaaattccctacactcaaaacacattatatgcaatttacttgaacttaaagtgtttgagttacctaggattgaggatgaatggatgttctcttcttcatccctcccggaggtagaagcttcttcttcgtgctccgatcttgaagaagaactcacttcctcttcttccttggatgttgagtagccctcaactcccaactcgctccctccatgatgtgagctacttggctcactaggctcctcttcatggcttgaagtggaactctcctcatggtacttggccaagttatcccacaactccttggcattgttgtattcacctatcttacgcaaaatattagtaggtaatgaaaattcaattgttttagttacctcattgttgatcgttgattgatggacttgttcctttgtccacttgttcttctctagaggctctccttctttatccattggaggagtaaacccttcttgtacacaaaaccaattccacatattagtcctaagaaaatacatcatccttaccttccaatatgcgaagttgtcgttgtagaagggtggaatggtgatgtcttctccgaattgatccatctctagcgcttgtgctcccacgggtgtgaatccgatgaagagcgacctcgctctgataccacttgttaggatcctttgtacggctagagaggggggtgtgaatagccgaccccaatctttctcgtttcttcctacgattaggttagcgcagcggaaaataaaacgaagaaacgaaagcggaaagatcaaacctcaaactcgtcgatgtaacgaggttcggagatgaaactcctactcctcggcgtgtccgtaaggtggacgaagcctatcaatccgtcggtggatgagtccccggaaaaccggctaaatcaaactccttctgggtggagaaacctcgccacaatgtcttgcaacagcaagataaacagaagtacaagaatacagcaagaaaactacacgcgaagctttggacgagctcaacaaagctcaagcacagcagcacttagcaatcggaaggaggaagaagaagaagtatccctgtagaagccctcagcccctttatacctgcgaagaagaaacagcgaagaaactagccgttgcatcgcaacggctagaacactgatcggtctgcagaccgatcagcctaggcgcgtGAAGCCCCAAATCGCCGCCCCAaatcggctagagagggggggtgtgaatagccgccccaaatcgctctcgtttcttcctacaattaggttagtcgcagcggaaaatacaaagaaacgaaagagaaaaaaccaaaccttaacacgaggatgtaacgaggttcggagattagggctcctactcctcggcgtgtccgtaaggtggacgagtccggtcaatccgtcggtggatgagtccccggagaaccggctaatacaatatactccttgtgggtggagaaacctcgccacaaacgtttgcaacagcaaacaaagagtacaagagcagtaagaaaagcaatacaatatgaatacaatcgcactctaccaattgcttgctttcttgtcgactggaggtgaagcagcaacttcacgcgacgcctacaacagcaggaacccagccggaagctcacgcgaagctttggaggagctcaacaaagctcaagcacagcagcacttagaacagcaagaaggaagaaggagatctcttcgcacagaagatgcctcgatcctttatacctgcgaagacagtgaagaaactagccgttgcatcgCAACGTTAATCGATCGGGCCGATCGGCTAAGCGCGAAGcttttgtcaccgatcggtcccggaccgatcggtgtcgcgatcgaagccacgatcggcccgtggaccgatcgggaaccaCCGATCGGTCCATGGGCCGATCGGCTTCCTCTCGCCATCGATCTTCGATCGGTGCGGCCGTCGGgccgtggatcggtcggcagaccgatccacggtttctCTCGCGGTTGCGttgcctctgatcggtctccgatcGATTCTGTCGATGAGCCATCGATCtaattcgatcggtcaccgcaccgatcgtggcaaacgcagatatccggatcggtcacggaccgatccaactcctcggtttagagtgccctctaacctagttcggagaacgagccaccgagccctctccgactccatatgccaagcttcactcacttggacttctcaacaccggatgtccgatcaccctgatccatctggattttccttgcccggcttcactcacgggactttccaccgcttCACCAAGGATTTCCatacgcctaacatccagttaggactttctcattcacctagcttcactcactagattttcaccggcttcactcaccagatttccaatctgcccttcccactgcccggcttcactcacgggactttcccctggctcaccaggacttcccaaccgcctaacatccagttaggactttccacctggcttcactcaccggactttccaaccgcctaacatccagttaggactttccagtcacgTCTTggacttctcgtgccaagtcttcatacttggacttttcctgccaagtctccatacttggacttttccctgccaagctccgcttggacttttccgtgcaagtctccatacttggacttttcgtgccaagctccctgcttggacttttcgatgcaagtctccatacttggacttttccagtgccaagctccctgcttggacttttccgttgccaagtctccatacttggactttttcccgaatcaggtcaaccaggtcaaccttgacctacggttgcaccaataatctcccaaacatctattcttgtcccatatcaagaatagaactctctcacgagtgtcaaacatcaacatgcaacacaactaggtcaaccttgacctaaggttgcaccgacaatcttcccaaatcaaacatcaaaatacaactcgagtcaagtcaactcgagtcgggtcaaccaggtcaaccttgacctaaggttgcaccaacagcatATACATCACTCTCACTTAATCTATCAGTTTAATCTGGCAAGCTATATTTTAGAGTTCTGGTAAAAGttctttctcaaaaaaaaaaatgttccgGTAAAGTTCCGGTCAGCACAGGAAGTACTCCAATGCTTCTTATTGCTATCTTTGATTAAGTTATGGCTTCTTTTTTCATCATATAGTATTCCAGCTACTGGACTTGCTATGTTTTCctgtataatattatttttttctcatttactCAGTTTTCAAAAACAAATAATTTCACATAACTTTCTAATTGATATGCATTAGTACAAAATAAAGTATTCTCTGAGCTAGTCTTATACAAAATACTTTGCAGATGACAACTTCTATAGCTATTGAAGATGTACGTAGAGAAGTGAGGATATTAAGTTCTCTAGCAGGGCATAAGAATCTAGTACATTTCTACGATGCTTATGAGGATGAAGATAATGTGTATCTCGTAATGGAGTAAGTTTACACCACTTTAAGGCACTCTAGATGCTTAACTTCTGGCCATGGTCCTTATGCAAACAAAGATGATATTATTACATGAAGAAATTCATGTAGTTCTGTAtgttctaaattctggaattctCTTCTTCCAATTACTAAATGCTATGTGttgtaaaattctttaaaaaaattaaattgtcaGACATTCGAattacaaaatataaaattcGAAGAAAGTTCTGCATTAacatgaagagaaaaaaaaaatatcatgcaTTTATTGACCATAGTAAGAAAGTGGacctattttgaaaataatagatCAGCATTCCCATCTCCATACTGGATCGTTAAATGAGGATCTTGGAGTTaaatgaaattatttttgaaatttcctgATTTTCTTTTCgtaattataaaattatcatATGCCTCACAATCATGCCTAGAGGCATATATTCATCTACAATGCACAGATCATTAACTAATAATTGAGTGTTTCTATTGATAAAGCTCCTAAACTTCTCTTTGATAGGTTATGCAAAGGTGGTGAATTATTGGAAAGGATTCTGTCAAGGTATTTGCATATTCAAAATTGTACTTTTCCAAATAGCTTTCTATGGATTCTTATTTTAAAACCTCTTCTCTTGGCTTGAACCAAACTATCGAGGAGTACTCAACTTTCGTTTGTTTTAGGGGTGGGAAGTATTCAGAAGAAGATGCAAAAACTGTCATAGTTCAGATTTTGAGTGCCGTATCATTTTGTCACCTTCAAGGTGTTGTTCACAGAGATCTCAAGCCAGAGGTAGTTGTTTCTCCTGACTGAAAATTTGAAATTCTTTGTGTAATGCATCCTGATGTTTTGGAAGGAATTATATAGTCAATTTGTGATCActtaaattttaatgtttaagtttGAAGTATCGTGTAACTCGGGCTTCTGTTTTATTGCAACAGAATTTTCTTTTTACATCAGGAGACGAGACCTCCAACTTAAAGGCCATAGATTTTGGTTTGTCAGACTTTGTAAAACCAGGTTGGTTACATAACattgtttttaacttaaaattaacaaAATGCATTTTGTTTTGAGATTGTAAGATAAACAAACATGCCATCTGCACTGGGCCTACAGACGAGAGATTGAATGATATTGTTGGAAGTGCATATTATGTCGCACCTGAAGTTCTTCACCGATCTTATGGAACTGAGGCAGACATGTGGAGTATCGGTGTCATTGCATATATTTTGCTCTGTGGTAGCCGTCCTTTTTGGGCACGCACAGAATCTGGTATATTTCGAGCTGTTCTGAAAGCTGAGCCAAGCTTCGATGAAGCTCCATGGCCATCTCTGTCTTCTCAAGCCAAAGACTTTGTCAAGAAATTGCTGAATAAGGATTATCGAAAGAGAATGACTGCTGCACAAGCTCTTTGTATGTTTCTCATCGCATTTActtttggagaaaaaaaaaagtgtacGAGCTAGTTAATAACTAAAATCAACTGATCTCAGGTCATCCTTGGCTGCAGAATCCTGAAAAAATTAAGATCCCTCTGGATATTATAGTCTTTAAGCTTATAAAAGCTTACATATGTTCGTCTTCTCTAAGGAAATCAGCATTGATGGTATGCTCTCTACTCCTTGAGAAAATAGAAACTTTTATCTTGCACTTCTATTGTGTGATGAGTATGTACATCTCTCTAAGTCTCCCTACAAAAAATGGTTACTCACTAAGCCATCTTTGAAGTTGTAACATGGAATTAATTATCGAACTATTTGTTGGGGCAATCATGATTACAAACCTGTTCTTTATGTGACAGTCTCTCGCCAAGACCTTGAAGGTAAATCAGCTCTATTACCTTCGAGAGCAGTTTGCTTTGTTAAATCCAAACAAGAATGGTTATATCTCCCTCCAAAACTTAAAGACGGTTAGTTGATGGTTTCCCTGCATCATGATTTTTTGCTTTTCTTTCTGATTGCATAACTTCAGAATTTGTCTTCTTTCAGGCCTTGCTAAAAAATTCGACGGAAGCAATGAAAGATGCAAAGGTCCTTGATTTCGTTAACATGGTAATCCTTTTTTGAAAACTCTGATTAGCTTTACAAAAGTTTTGACTGATGAAGTTGGATACATAAGCATGTTTGGCTCTTTGGAACTAGATAAGCTCCCTTCAAAACACAAAGTTGCACTTTGAAGAATTTGCTGCTGCAGCAATAAGCGTGCATCAGATGGAAGCACTGGATGCATGGGAGCACCACGCTCGTCAAGCTTATGAGTTCTTCGAGAAGGATGGTAACAGGCCCATCATGATCGATGAACTTGCATCAGTATGTCGTGAATACCAAAAGAATGAATTCCATATGCTGACCACCTTTCTATCATTTTGCAAATATGTGATACCTAATGGTTATGCACTTCTACAGGAGCTTGGCCTTGGCCCATCAGTTCCAGTTCATGTTGTTCTCCAGGATTGGATAAGACATTCTGATGGAAAACTGAGTCTCTTAGGATTTGTTAAACTTCTGCATGGTGTTTCTTCACGCCCAATTCGAAAAGCCTAGATAAACTGTCTTCGTCAAGCATTGTTGCAAATGGTTTCAACAGCTGATCGCCTTAAATCAAGAGAAGAATCACGAACCAAACAATCTATGCAATTCCTTAACCTTGATCATTGAGTGGG contains:
- the LOC122025758 gene encoding calcium/calmodulin-dependent serine/threonine-protein kinase 1-like, whose product is MGICHGKQIQNPEFQEEDGLPALDIGQPTPVPRTPQQGKFPFCSPSPLPGSYKNSPANSSVRTPLMFLKRPFPPPSPAKHIRALLARRHGSVKPNEASIPEGSEVEVGLDKSFGFSKQFFSKFELADEVGRGHFGYTCAAKVKKGDMKGEEVAVKVIPKAKMTTSIAIEDVRREVRILSSLAGHKNLVHFYDAYEDEDNVYLVMELCKGGELLERILSRGGKYSEEDAKTVIVQILSAVSFCHLQGVVHRDLKPENFLFTSGDETSNLKAIDFGLSDFVKPDERLNDIVGSAYYVAPEVLHRSYGTEADMWSIGVIAYILLCGSRPFWARTESGIFRAVLKAEPSFDEAPWPSLSSQAKDFVKKLLNKDYRKRMTAAQALCHPWLQNPEKIKIPLDIIVFKLIKAYICSSSLRKSALMSLAKTLKVNQLYYLREQFALLNPNKNGYISLQNLKTALLKNSTEAMKDAKVLDFVNMISSLQNTKLHFEEFAAAAISVHQMEALDAWEHHARQAYEFFEKDGNRPIMIDELASELGLGPSVPVHVVLQDWIRHSDGKLSLLGFVKLLHGVSSRPIRKA